From a single Lolium rigidum isolate FL_2022 chromosome 7, APGP_CSIRO_Lrig_0.1, whole genome shotgun sequence genomic region:
- the LOC124669685 gene encoding LOW QUALITY PROTEIN: eukaryotic translation initiation factor 4G-like (The sequence of the model RefSeq protein was modified relative to this genomic sequence to represent the inferred CDS: deleted 2 bases in 1 codon), whose protein sequence is MPPAATENPTYIPIPKNIPRAAPKAPPKNIPAPQGPPKGESSKGFNLQFGSINMNMNAVPQFPARTSSAPPNLDEQKRNQVLPEVLKAAPSIPPPLKQPHPPPQQQHPPQPQHPPQPRQQHPPQPQQQHPPQPQQQHPPQPPQQQPLSQQQQTRKDALGPSQPNAVNTHLPSQVKRDVHVSPSVPNVAPPRPTVQPMPGMPMSSMHFHHQQPQVPVQFGGHNQGVVPSSIQMSMGMPGGNASQVQQHMYVQNMQQHQMHQQMLHQGQPMMFPSVGGHQLTPQLGNVSLNMAPQYPQQHQKQLVAPRKNVIKIIDPITNKEVNLGQMASSNVAPQTQQVSGYAAQPMAYFPQQQTSYNQSGMYYPGTTGVGQVPTGSQARYSYQTTQAGQTIPFANPSMSNAAPASHKDNISGHAASIHPQVAGKSQIGLHMEKPVAPVKITVPPAKSDPPKLRVTEHVVPHQQKDNIVLSGTMGSNAPVSEESKAQSVTEKLSQESKAPSVTEKHTRESKAPSVSEKHSKESKAPSVTEKHPTVVTQPSPILATKLENDTVTYPTTVLPSLLSGADGKQRSYSKTDSIKDNKKNTSRKDTKILPQQQQSASSAEEFKGQTSVKVGDDGVDHTEAKSSSSKELDLTSTASGLTAATSEISVSQVLGLSEADNPSVNVASVPPTDISSAKLSSVITGEPQAVESLGVAAVESEESEITPQISPEVSDDKILSDSTENESHECTADLAEQASAVPKPDNSDAASCVPDSQELAKESTASILDEHSLTNSSLKDTETSSAFVDGSDVSGANSVTSSESTIPSGNDKDNSSIPETIVSSITPGTLPVNQSVAPEEEGKHADGVMDQPTADQSSAAPTGSVRPLSREKPAAELTRTKSAFGKKKKRKEMLSKADAAGTSDLYNAYKGPEEQLEGIAAAEGADRSSMVDGTHVPPEGSEREGNVCEDDGKKKVEPDDWEDAADISTPKLQGSGTGNQASAPQVPESDTNEINGRKKYTRDFLLTFANQIYGLPVGIRMDAVTSALFKDLAGKSYVIDREPHQGPGRGSDRPTSRGDRRGPAMDDDKWTTKSGVPFSPGRDAHMDVNGPAMNYRGAPGVNHGVLRNPRGVLVGPMQSIAPQAARSGSDADRWQQRGLIPSPVTPMQVMHKAEKKYVVGKVSDEEQAKQRQLKSILNKLTPQNFDKLFEQVKEVNIDNVSTLTGVISQIFDKALMEPTFCEMYANFCSHLAVVLPDFSEDNEKITFKRLLLNKCQEEFERGEREEAEADKTEEEGEVKQTKEEREEKRVKARRRMLGNIRLIGELYKKRMLTERIMHECIKKLLGNYDSPDEENIEALCKLMSTIGEMIDHPKAKEHIDAYFDRMRGLSTSQLISSRVRFLLRDSIDLRKNKWQQRRKVDGPKKIDEVHRDAAQEKHAQSSRLARGPSMNSAPRRGGMDYSSRGSAAPLVSPGPQQRGRGFGNQDIRFEQDRHHDNRTVPLPQRTVKDETITLGPQGGLARGMSLRGQPPVSNAEPPSVLDHRRMVTSPNGYNSVALTGREDTSSRIPDRTSGRIAPATPSAGSSNRPASQDGRSGNKSYSEEDLREKSIAAIREYYSAKDEKEVALCIEELNAPSFYPSVVSLWVNDSFERKDVERELLAKLFVGLFNGGYNLLSKPQLIEGLSSVLASLEDALSDSPRASEYLGRLFARFVLENILLLQDVGRLIEEGGEEPGYLVREGIAAEVLGAVLESIRIEKGDSFVKEAKIGSNLKLESFRPQHLKRSKLDAFMQT, encoded by the exons ATGCCACCCGCCGCAACCGAGAATCCCACCTACATACCCATCCCTAAAAACATACCTCGTGCCGCCCCCAAGGCGCCGCCCAAGAATATACCGGCTCCTCAGGGGCCGCCCAAAG GGGAATCATCAAAGGGATTTAACTTGCAGTTCGGCAGTATAAACATGAACATGAATGCTGTCCCG CAATTTCCCGCTAGGACAAGCTCAGCTCCTCCAAATTTGGATGAGCAGAAGCGTAATCAG GTACTTCCGGAGGTACTTAAGGCTGCACCTTCTATACCACCACCCCTAAAACAGCCGCATCCTCCACCACAGCAGCAGCATCCTCCGCAGCCGCAGCATCCTCCGCAACCGCGGCAGCAGCATCCTCCACAACCCCAGCAGCAGCATCCTCCGCAACCTCAGCAGCAGCATCCTCCGCAACCCCCGCAGCAGCAGCCCCTTTCACAGCAAcagcaaacaaggaaggatgctcTTGGCCCTAGTCAGCCTAATGCTGTGAACACTCATCTTCCCTCCCAAGTGAAGAGAGATGTGCATGTTTCTCCATCAGTGCCGAATGTTGCACCACCGAGACCCACTGTTCAACCTATGCCTGGGATGCCCATGTCCTCGATGCATTTTCACCATCAACAACCACAAGTCCCGGTACAGTTTGGTGGCCATAATCAGGGCGTTGTGCCTAGCTCAATCCAGATGTCTATGGGAATGCCTGGTGGCAATGCGTCCCAGGTTCAGCAGCATATGTATGTCCAAAATATGCAGCAACATCAAATGCATCAGCAAATGTTGCATCAAGGACAACCTATGATGTTTCCGTCAGTCGGTGGTCATCAACTCACTCCTCAGTTGGGCAATGTTAGTTTGAACATGGCTCCGCAGTATCCTCAGCAACACCAGAAACAGCTTGTTGCTCCTCGCAAGAATGTCATTAAAATTATTGATCCAATTACCAATAAAGAAGTGAATCTTGGGCAGATGGCTTCATCTAATGTAGCGCCACAAACCCAGCAAGTCAGTGGCTATGCAGCTCAACCTATGGCCTACTTTCCTCAGCAGCAGACCTCGTATAACCAGTCAGGTATGTATTACCCCGGCACCACCGGTGTTGGCCAGGTTCCCACTGGATCACAGGCTCGGTATAGTTATCAGACCACTCAAGCTGGTCAAACAATTCCTTTCGCAAACCCATCTATGTCAAATGCCGCTCCTGCCAGTCACAAGGACAACATCTCTGGTCATGCAGCATCTATTCATCCTCAGGTCGCAGGTAAATCACAAATTGGTTTGCACATGGAGAAACCTGTTGCCCCGGTCAAGATAACTGTACCGCCAGCTAAATCTGATCCACCTAAGTTAAGGGTGACTGAGCATGTGGTACCACATCAACAGAAGGATAATATAGTTCTTTCTGGGACTATGGGTTCAAATGCTCCAGTTAGCGAGGAGAGTAAAGCACAATCTGTCACAGAGAAGCTTTCCCAGGAGAGTAAAGCACCATCTGTCACTGAGAAGCATACCAGGGAGAGTAAAGCACCATCTGTCTCAGAGAAGCATTCCAAGGAGAGTAAAGCGCCATCTGTCACAGAGAAGCATCCCACTGTGGTAACTCAACCCTCACCGATTCTAGCTACAAAACTAGAAAATGATACTGTGACATATCCTACTACAGTTTTGCCCTCACTTTTGTCCGGAGCTGATGGAAAG CAAAGAAGTTATTCAAAAACCGATTCTATTAAGGATAACAAGAAAAACACGAGTAGAAAGGACACAAAGATTTTGCCGCAACAACAACAG TCAGCTTCATCTGCTGAAGAGTTCAAGGGGCAAACTTCCGTGAAGGTTGGAGATGATGGGGTTGATCACACGGAAGCTAAGAGCTCCAGTAGTAAAGAGTTGGATTTAACCAGCACAGCCTCAGGCTTAACAGCTGCAACATCTGAAATTAGTGTTTCTCAAGTTCTTGGTCTAAGCGAAGCTGACAACCCATCAGTAAATG TTGCCAGTGTTCCTCCCACAGATATCAGCTCTGCAAAATTATCCTCTGTGATTACTGGGGAGCCCCAAGCAGTAGAAAGCCTAGGCGTTGCAGCTGTTGAATCTGAAGAGAGTGAAATAACTCCACAAATTTCACCAGAAGTTAGTGATGACAAAATTTTGTCTGATTCTACTGAAAATGAGTCTCATGAGTGCACGGCAGACTTAGCTGAACAGGCATCAGCGGTTCCGAAGCCTGATAATTCAGATGCAGCATCTTGTGTACCTGACTCGCAAGAGCTAGCAAAAGAGTCCACAGCATCTATACTAGATGAACACAGTTTAACAAATAGCTCACTTAAGGATACTGAAACTTCATCAGCTTTTGTCGATGGCAGTGATGTGTCTGGGGCCAATTCTGTAACTTCATCAGAGTCTACCATCCCAAGTGGCAACGATAAAGATAACAGTAGTATCCCGGAAACAATTGTTTCCAGTATTACTCCTGGCACGTTACCTGTGAATCAATCAGTTGCACCTGAGGAGGAAGGGAAACATGCAGATGGAGTGATGGATCAACCAACTGCTGATCAATCAAGTGCTGCACCAACAGGTTCTGTCCGACCCTTATCAAGGGAAAAACCTGCCGCGGAACTCACTCGAACAAAGTCGGCTTTCGGAAAGAAGAAAAAACGGAAGGAAATGCTTTCCAAAGCTGATGCTGCTGGGACTTCAGATCTTTATAATGCGTACAAGGGACCAGAAGAGCAGTTAGAAGGTATTGCCGCAGCAGAGGGTGCTGATAGATCGTCAATGGTTGACGGAACACACGTGCCACCTGAGGGATCAGAAAGAGAGGGCAATGTGTGTGAagatgatggaaagaaaaaggttgAGCCTGATGATTGGGAAGATGCAGCAGACATTTCCACTCCAAAGCTGCAAGGTTCAGGCACTGGAAACCAGGCTAGTGCCCCACAAGTGCCAGAGTCAGATACAAATGAAATTAACGGCCGTAAGAAATATACACGTGATTTTCTGCTCACTTTTGCAAATCAGATTTATGGTCTTCCTGTTGGCATCCGAATGGATGCTGTTACTAGCGCTCTGTTTAAGGATTTGGCAGGAAAGTCCTATGTTATTGATCGGGAACCTCACCAAGGTCCTGGACGGGGATCTGATAGACCAACATCTCGCGGTGATCGCCGTGGTCCTGCTATGGATGATGATAAGTGGACAACAAAATCAGGTGTTCCTTTCAGTCCTGGTCGTGATGCCCACATGGACGTGAACGGTCCAGCAATGAATTACCGTGGTGCCCCAGGAGTCAATCATGGTGTTTTAAGGAATCCGCGTGGTGTTCTTGTGGGACCAATGCAATCCATTGCACCTCAAGCAGCTCGCAGTGGCTCTGATGCAGATAGATGGCAGCAAAGGGGTCTGATCCCATCTCCTGTTACACCAATGCAGGTAATGCACAAAGCAGAGAAGAAGTACGTAGTTGGCAAAGTTTCTGATGAGGAGCAGGCAAAGCAGAGGCAGCTGAAATCAATTCTCAATAAACTGACCCCCCAGAACTTTGATAAGCTGTTTGAACAAGTCAAAGAGGTGAACATCGACAATGTGTCAACTCTTACTGGGGTCATTTCGCAGATATTTGACAAAGCTTTAATGGAACCAACTTTCTGTGAAATGTATGCCAACTTCTGCTCACATCTGGCTGTTGTTCTGCCAGACTTTAGTGAGGACAATGAAAAAATTACATTCAAGAGATTGCTGTTGAACAAATGCCAAGAGGAGTTTGAGAGAGGCGAAAGagaagaagctgaagcagataAAACAGAGGAGGAGGGTGAAGTTAAGCAAACCAAAGAGGAAAGGGAAGAAAAAAGAGTTAAAGCTCGAAGGCGCATGCTGGGAAACATTAGGTTGATTGGAGAATTGTACAAAAAGAGGATGTTGACAGAGCGCATCATGCATGAGTGCATCAAAAAATTGCTGGGAAATTATGATAGTCCGGACGAGGAGAACATTGAAGCACTATGCAAATTGATGAGTACAATTGGAGAGATGATAGATCATCCGAAGGCTAAGGAACATATTGATGCATATTTTGATAGAATGCGTGGCTTGTCAACTAGTCAGCTCATATCTTCTCGTGTTAGATTCTTGCTGAGAGATTCAATCGATCTCAGGAAGAACAAATGGCAGCAAAGGCGTAAAGTGGATGGCCCCAAGAAGATTGATGAGGTTCACAGGGATGCAGCTCAGGAGAAACATGCTCAGTCAAGTAGGTTAGCTCGTGGTCCAAGCATGAATTCTGCTCCAAGAAGAGGGGGAATGGATTATAGCTCCCGTGGCTCGGCAGCACCATTGGTATCCCCAGGTCCTCAGCAAAGAGGCCGGGGTTTCGGTAACCAGGATATCCGGTTTGAGCAGGATAGGCATCATGACAATAGAACTGTTCCTCTTCCTCAGCGTACTGTCAAGGACGAAACCATCACTCTTGGACCACAAGGTGGCCTGGCTAGGGGCATGTCTTTAAGAGGGCAGCCACCGGTATCAAATGCTGAGCCTCCTAGTGTTCTTGACCATCGCaggatggtaaccagtcctaatgGGTATAATTCAGTGGCTTTGACCGGAAGAGAGGACACTAGCTCGAGAATTCCGGATCGAACCTCTGGGAGGATAGCACCTGCTACACCGTCTGCTGGTTCTTCAAACAGACCTGCCAGCCAGGATGGCCGCTCTGGAAATAAATCATACTCCGAGGAGGATCTGAGAGAGAAATCTATTGCAGCCATCCGGGAATATTATAG CGCGAAAGATGAAAAGGAGGTTGCGTTGTGTATTGAAGAATTGAATGCTCCGAGCTTCTATCCTTCTGTGGTATCGCTTTGGGTAAATGATTCCTTTGAGAGAAAAGATGTGGAAAGAGAGTTGTTGGCAAAGCTCTTTGTTGGCCTTTTCAATGGTGGATATAATTTATTGAGCAAGCCTCAACTCATTGAGGG CCTCTCGTCTGTTCTTGCTTCATTGGAAGACGCCCTAAGTGATTCTCCAAGGGCATCGGAGTATCTTGGACGGCTTTTTGCAAGGTTTGTGCTGGAAAACATATTGCTTTTGCAAGACGTAGGTAGATTGATTGAAGAAGGTGGAGAGGAACCAGGATACCTTGTACGTGAAGGCATTGCAGCTGAAGTCCTTGGGGCAGTTCTAGAGTCCATCAGAATAGAGAAGGGGGATTCGTTCGTGAAGGAGGCCAAGATAGGCTCCAATCTCAAGTTGGAGAGTTTCAGACCACAGCATCTAAAGAGATCAAAGCTGGATGCCTTCATGCAGACATAA
- the LOC124673672 gene encoding uncharacterized protein LOC124673672, with product MHVRSELAGNSYPPRLPALALVVVQVPNVSRLPFASLPLLPKPISQLVSSPSSSPLDTTANPRRRRPPRPPGVVANQEEEEIGRKADLCPSEGTGARATRGDPPALPASAKDTAEAESAAPRARAAGAPQVASLPYHLTEASASLAMATAATRGS from the exons ATGCACGTCAGGAGTGAG TTGGCTGGTAACTCGTATCCGCCCCGGCTGCCTGCCCTTGCCCTAGTAGTAGTACAAGTTCCCAACGTGTCGCGTCTCCCTTTCGCTTCGCTCCCACTTCTCCCCAAACCCATCTCGCAGCTCGTCTCGTCCCCATCGTCTTCGCCACTGGACACGACCGCAAACCCtaggcgccgccgccctcccaggCCCCCAG GGGTGGTAGcaaaccaggaggaggaggagatcggaAGGAAAGCGGATTTATGTCCCAGCGAGGGGACAGGGGCGAGGGCCACGCGAGGAGACCCGCCCGCTCTACCAGCTTCGGCCAAGGACACCGCGGAGGCGGAGTCGGCGGCGCCGCGAGCAAGGGCGGCGGGGGCACCTCAGGTGGCCAGCCTCCCCTATCATCTAACCGAAG CTTCGGCAAGCCTCGCAATGGCCACGGCGGCCACCAGAGGGTCGTGA